GCTTCATCGATGTTGGCCAACTCTAAAATAATCATGTTGCTACCAATTTAATTATATCTACTGTATCATCTTTACCCAAACTTCAGCTATGTTTCACACACAATAATGtaattattctttttttattttcttcgtcTCCCTTGATTTGATTGCTTGCTACTATCATCAATCATTAACTATTTCATCGATCGAATgagatggtgatggtgatggagTTAATGCCTGGCAAAAATGGCGATGGGATGCAGGTTAACGTCAGCTACGCCCGGATGACGTCTCGTGCCTCGGTTGACCTGACAGTGCCTGGCCAAAATAGATCGGAACGTCGACCgaagcacattaacatcctgcgcgAGCCCGGTCCTTCACGTTACGCCAACACCGgtgtcagacgttaccaggagtacgatcctgctccctgccagcgggcacatcaggcaacggtaaccttccctataaataccctcgcgttcAGGATGAAAGGAAGAGGATGAAAAAACAAAGACAAAAACCCCCTGTGACCATCCACcgacttaatcgtcggaggggtcgggtcgagcttcccgacctgACCTTTGTGCAGGGATGAAGACGGAGCGCCTCCCACCACGTGCCCAAGCGAGGAGTTCCCTTCCGGAGGAAACGACTGTCCCGTCGCGATCGGACCACCACAGTCGGCCACCTCAACGGTCTCAAGGGTCGCTCAAGAAGATCCCcgatcattcggacccgaacccagccgcgtcggccccgaggccacgacttaagGTTGTTGACACCAATATTCTGGCGTTAGAAGGAGGGCCTGAATGTCGAGTGATCGGCAGATCAACTCAGACGAACCCACAGCTGAGGGGTCACACTCGATCGCGGCTCCAAGGGAACACCCCGCATGGAGAACCTCGAGATGAACACCCTACCACGACCTCAGAGTGTTATTTGTGGATATTCAACGACCCGAGCTTGTCGCCACCCGACGGTGCCCCAGGCAACCCGTTGCccgtgtcatccgaggcctttcacgacctcgcttatcaagtccgagctctgacgggtATGGTGCAATCCATTATCCCACTCGTTTCTCGTTCGACGCACCCGCCCGCGATCCAACCGCTACGGCAACATGAGCCACCCGTTCGGGCTCACACGCCACCTTCGAAGCTCCCCATTTCGCCTCGGGTCCAATCGGCCCCACTCGGGGACcgagtgatggcaaacccgagcgggCGCCCAGAACCCGTGGCATTATCTTTGGATTCAACAGACTCCTTGCGAGCCCAATTACGCTTTgttagtcagcggctcgacgaagTGCAGAAGaaggttcgcaggtcaaagggagagctcggggaggacgcgcACCAAGGGTCTTCGTTCGCGCCTGAGATACAAGATCAGGTAATCCCCCCGAACTTTCGCCTCCCCTCCCTTGACGCGTACGACGGCGCCACCGACCGAACGGACCATGTAGCCGCCTTCCGTGCCCAAATGGCGCTTTACGGAACCtcagacgccctgatgtgcagggcgttccccacGACTTTGAGGGGGCCAGCCCATGCATGGTATAGCAGTCTGAAGCCCGAGGCCTTCGATTAGCTCGCCagggactttgagcttaacttcctagcCTACGCCCGGCCGAAGCCATCCGtcgcactgctcctcggactcaaccaaagggaggatgagcccctctcacattttgtggatcgctttgccacgcaaattcAAGGTTTGccggacgctcatccctctctgttaatgcaggcgtttatgataggcatgcgaccttccagattttcttggtccctcgcggagcgacctcCCACCGCGGTACcggagatgctccagcgggctaaccaaTACATCGCGGCGGAGGCCTAGGCGTGAGGAGGTGGAGCAACTTTTAGCAGCGGGCTTCATAGAAGAGGAGGGCACATGAGGACCAAGAGCACATGACCTTCCTCACCGAACagactgcccgcctgagtcgtgctcctcggctacatgttgcccgagaccacctctacgcggcctgctcgcccgagTCGTGCTCATCGGTTGCATGTTGCCCGCAACCACCTCTGCCCAGCCTGCCCGCCTCAGTcttgctcctcggttgcatgttgcccgcgaccacctctgcgcggcctgcccgcctcagtcttgctcctcggttgcatgttgcccgagaccacctctatgcggcctacccgcctgagtcgtgctccttggctgcaCATTGCCCGCGACCACCTCTACACGGcttgcccgcttgagtcgtgctcctcggctgcatattGCCCGCGACCACCTCTGCacagcttgcccgcctgagtcttgctcctcggctgcatgttgcccgagaccacctctgcgcggcctgcccacctgagtcttgctcctcggttgcatgttgcccgagaccacctctgtgcggcctgcccgcctgagtcgtgctcctcgactccatgttGCTCGcgaccacctctgcgcggcctgcccacctcaatcgtgctcctcggctgcatgttgcccgagaccacctctacgtggcctgcccgcctgagtcgtgctcctcgaacgcgtgttgcccgagaccacctctgctcGGCCTACccgactgagtcgtgctcctcggttacaTGTTGCTCGAGACCACCGCTGCACGGCCAGCCCTCCTCGATTGCTAAACTCCACGATTCCTAACCCCTGGTAACGGACTGGCTACCGACCGGCAGGGACAATTTCTTAAagccgaagccatgcctcggaccccccccttacaacaaccgacgcatagcttccttcgggggggaatatgatgagggcaaAAATGGCGATGGGATGCGAGTTAACGTCAACTGCGCCCGGATGACGCCTCGCGCCTTGGTTGACCTGACAACGCTTGGCCAAAACAAAtcggaacgccgaccgaggcacattaacatcctgcgcgagcccggtccttcacgccacgccaacaccagtgtcatacgttaccaggagtacgatcctgctccctgccagCGGGCACGTCAGGCAACGGTAATCttctctataaataccctcgcgttcaggaggaagggaagaggaggagaaaacaAAGACAAAAACCCCCTATGaccatccactgacttgatcgtcggaggggttgggtcgagcttcccgacccgacctttgtgcagggacgaagacggagcGCCTCCCACCGCGTGCCCAAGCGAGGAGTTCCCTTCCGGAGGAAACGACTGTCCCGTCGCGATCGGACCACCACAGTCGGCCACCTCAACGGTCTCAAGGATCGCTCAGGAAGATCCCcgatcattcggacccgaacccaaccgcatcggccccgaggccatggcttaaGGTTGTTAGACACCGACGATGCCCATTCGTGATCTAAAACAaatgtttctcctcctcctcctcctcctttattCGTTTATTAGATTTGTTCTTTCCCAGGTTGTTACAGTTCAGTGTTTTGatttatatgatatttcaatcTTGATCTCAGCTAGATTTCTACTTCCTCCTTGCATTGACCGACCTGCTTAAACGGATCCAAGTGGTAAATAGATCATCGTCTTTCTCGAGAATAGATACGAATTCCTGAACACTTGCAGAGACAAGCCGGAAGAGCTGCGATGGTTCACAGCCACTTGGTTCTCTCTGCAACCTTTTCTGATGCTAAGACTGCAGAATAAGTGACACCAGCTCTTCATCCTCCACTTCTTCCCTGCGATGAAAGCTGACGCAGAATCCTCTACACCCGGAGAGGAGATGATAAGTGACACAGCTCTTTGATGAAGCATATACTCACTGGAAGAAACGCAAGCGTCCGAGTCATTTTACAACACAAATCCGCCTACAGACTTAAAACAATTATGGCTCTGTTCATCAATCTGCTGGCAACAAGTTGGTGTACATGCCAAGGTTTTCTCAGTTCCTGCAATCGTATGCCAGAATTGAGGGATGAGAGAGGGGTGCGTATTGCCTAGAAGAAGGAGCGCTTGGACGGAGCTCTCCCCACAGCTCTCATGAAGTTGGCCAGTTCCAGCACCTTGGCAACCTTGGTTCCCCTCTTGGCCTCCGCCGACGCCCGCTTCTCCGCTGCCTTGTGGTGCGCCTTCGCCACGTCGTTCTGCATCTTCTCCATCGCCCTCGCCCGCTGCTCCTCCAGTTTCCTCTGTTCATGTGGCAGCTGCATCATCTCGGTCGCTTCGATGACCAGTTTCATGAGGATCTGTGATGGGAAGCGTACCTCTACTTTCTTCAACCAGGCCGTGGCTTTCTCCACCTTCTCGTTCTCCCACCCGTTGATCGTCACCTCCTGGCGCTTGAAGCGGTTGTTGATCTTGCAGACCTCCGCCGTCTGCCATGCCGATATCTTCGACTCCACCTCCTCCTTCTTCACCAGGTGCACCGGGACCTCGTCGGCAGGGTTGGCGGCGCCGGAGTCCCCAGCAGGCAGCGGCCGACGGGGAGAGGGGATGGGGTTGTTGTCGGGGACGATCGCCAGCGGGTTCGTCTCCTCCAGCTCGTCCTCCCCGATCCGCGCGAGCTGGTTCTGGAGCCCGTCGTCGGCGTGGTTGTCGTGGTTGCTGCCGCCGCCGTTGTGCATGGCGGAGCCGGCGACGACCATCGCGCTGAACTCCCTGCTCACGCTCGTGAAGCCGTCGTTGGCGGCGTCGCTCCCGGTGGAGAGGGAGGCCGATCGGTGGCTGCCGCCCTCCCACAGCTCCCTCCGCCGGCCTTGGCTGGGGTGGGAACAGGGAGCTAATTCGTGGATGTCGCGGAACTCGGCGCCGTCGCTGGGGCCTTCGTCGTGATCATCATcaccagcagcggcggcggcgtgaTGGTGGTGGTGCCTGTGATCATTCAACATGTCCAGGTCAGGAGAAGAGATTAGTATGAGGAATCCGCGGATAAGATGGTGGTGGGGAAGCCAAAGTGGCCATTAGTTTAGTAGGAGAGCGATGGGAGGGAGGGGGCGTCCGCTATGTTCTCGACCGCGAATCACCATGCGCTGTCGGTGGAATCGGTGCGCTCATATTTGTGGACGTAAGGGAAGCAGATTTCCAATCGCGGCATTTGGTCTCCATCTGTAGTGTCTCCGTCACTGTGCGTGCGTTCCGGGGCGGGGGTGGTGGGCTGTGACGCCATGGCTGTCGAAACAGCCCACTCAGACGCGGCCGCCTTCCGCTCATCTAGCCCCACACGGCACAATTCCCACACCGTGACAAAACAGCCCCAGCCCGGAGAGCGACGTGCACGTCGCTGGGATCGCAACAGCGTAGCTCTCGTCCAAAGCTCCTCTTCTTCGTCGTCATCGACCCAGTGGCGTTGGAGCAGCTGGCCGGTGTCCCTGTGATGGGCCATGCGTCGACACGGACTCCGGAGATGTGCCTTTTGACTCGCTGCCATCTGCCAGGGGCATGGAAAGAACTCGGTGGAGAAGAACAAACGATGAATATATCAGCTCAATGATTAGTGACTCTTTCGTCGTTCCATTTGCCCCAACGCTTCATCCTTTGCAGATGAGAACCGTAAGCGGCAGCACCGGCTTGCTTGCATTTGCCCTGTTGAGCTGCGCGCGGTAAACAAATAGAGAGGAAAACAATAGCGGGCAAAGCAATGTAGAGATTACAGAAACAGCGGCGTGGAAGTCAAAGAAACAGCAGCAAACCAAAGCATTGATACATCCAAATCTCAGAGATTTTGGTCTGAAATTTGCCAAGCAAAACAGCATCAACAACAACCTGTAGGCATCAAAATGGATCAAACGTCAACCTTTGATGTAATATAGATATTCAAGGTGATACAATTCAACAGTCACTTTACACCACaatcaaaaacaaaatcagaCTTCCACTACGCTAACAGGATAGCAAGTCCATTTTTCTGTttctatactctctctctctctctctctctctctctctccccctctctctgCACTCTTACATCACAGTCAGCAAACACACTAGCAACTTCAGGGATTAGATATCTGATGCTACATTAAGAAGTCCCTCACTTTTGCAGAACAAACTGCAACTGCTTCAataaaagaaga
Above is a genomic segment from Musa acuminata AAA Group cultivar baxijiao chromosome BXJ3-4, Cavendish_Baxijiao_AAA, whole genome shotgun sequence containing:
- the LOC103982126 gene encoding remorin 4.1, which encodes MLNDHRHHHHHAAAAAGDDDHDEGPSDGAEFRDIHELAPCSHPSQGRRRELWEGGSHRSASLSTGSDAANDGFTSVSREFSAMVVAGSAMHNGGGSNHDNHADDGLQNQLARIGEDELEETNPLAIVPDNNPIPSPRRPLPAGDSGAANPADEVPVHLVKKEEVESKISAWQTAEVCKINNRFKRQEVTINGWENEKVEKATAWLKKVERKLEEQRARAMEKMQNDVAKAHHKAAEKRASAEAKRGTKVAKVLELANFMRAVGRAPSKRSFF